DNA from Streptomyces sp. NBC_01260:
CGCGTCGGGCGCGGGAACGTGTGGGGCCGCGGAAGCGCTCGCACAGCTCCCACGGCCCCACAAGTCCAAAAGCCCTACCGCTCTACCGCTCTACCGCTCTACCGCTCTACCGCTCTACGGCTCTACGGCTCTACGGCTCTACGGCTCTACGGCTCTACGGCTGGACCGTGATCTCGCCGATTCCGGTGCCGAGGCCCGCGCAGTGCGCGGTCGACTGGCCGGACTGGCCCGGGTTGAGCGTGACGTGCTCGCCGTCGACGTCCGGGGACCAGCCGCACACCAGGTGCACCCAGAAGGTCCGCGCCGTGCCGCCGTTGTTCCGGCACAGCGCGTAGCCGGTGTAGTCGTCGACGGCGTGCTTGCCCGTCTCGCAGGACAACCCGGGCGGTGTCGCCGCAGGGGCGGCGGCCGAGGCCGCCGTGGCCAGGCCGGTGGAGACCGCGAACGCCGCGGTCAGCCCCGCGACAGCGGCGCCCCGCAGCACGGTCACGGACAGACTCCGCATGGTCTTCTTCATGATTCCCTCTCGGTCGTGACGAACCGGGTGCCGTGGCAACCGTCCCCCGCCCCCATAACCGAAAACGCCGCGAGACGTCACGTTGTGTGCCCATCCCTGCGCCGTCCCTCCATCGGGCGGCCACCCCTGCCCCGGCGTACGCTCGAACGATCGGACCGCAGACCCGAACAGCCCCGCCACGACCCTTCGAGGAGGCGACGTGACCGGTCCACACCTCGGCACACGCCCGGCCGCATGGACCGCGGCGATCGTGCTCTCCGTCACCGGCAGCGGCCTCGTCGGCAGCGGCACGGCACAGGCGGACGACATCGGCAACCTCACCGCCCAGCAGATCGCCGACCGGGCCCGCGACGCCCTGCTCGACGCACACTCCCTGCACCTGCGCACGCACGGGGACCTCGGCAGGAACAGTACGCCGATGTCCCTCGACCTCACCCTGGACCGGAGCGGCAACTGCGACGGCTCGGTGGACCTCGGCGACAGCCAGGGCTCGGTACGGATCGTCAAGCGCGGCAACGACGTCTGGGTCAGACCGGACGCGGACTTCTGGAGGAACCAGGTCCCCGACGGCGGCGCGGCCTTCGCCGCGATCCTGAACGGCCGCTACATGAAGGCCTCGGCCACCGACCCCCGGCTGCTCACACTGACGAAGGCCTGCGATCCGCACACCTTCCAGAAGCTGGTCAGCGACAACGCGGACAACGACGCGGGCACGCTCAACAAGGCCGCGACGACCACGCTCGGCACGGCGTCCGTCGTACCGCTGACCAGGATGCGGGACCGTACGACGCTGGTCCTGTACGTGGCGGCCACCGGAAAGCCGTACCCCCTGCGGCTCACCCTTCAGGGCGACGGGGCGGACGCGACCGCGGACTTCTCCGCCTTCGACAAGCCGGTGCCCACGTCCACGCCACCGCCCGACGAGTCGTTCGACATCAACGCCCTGCTGGGCCGTCCGACGGAGACGGCGTGATGCCGGGCGGTGAGCACCGCGTACAGCGTCCGGTGCTCCCACTCGTCAACCGCGCCGCGGACGCGGGCTGTCGGTCCGACCCCGGTCAGCGTTTGATGGCTACGCCCGCCAACAGGCCGATCTGGGCGTCCGTGGGCTCCGTCCCGTCGGCGGGTTCGGCGGGACGCCAGCGGTGGCAGCAGCAGACGCCGGGGTCGATCAGGTCGAGCCCGTCGAAGAAACGGCGGACGTCGCTGTGTGAACGGAACTGCACCGGGGTCCCCGAGCCGGTGTAGATCTCCGCGACCTTGTTCCAGGTGACCGGGTCGAAGTCGGGCGTGCAGTGGTTCATCGCGAGGGCGCTGCCGGCCGGGAGGGAGTCGAGCAGCCGGCGGACGATGGCGTACGGATCGTGCGGGTCGGTGATGAAGTGCATGAGCGCGTTGAGGGAGAGGGCGATGGGCTGGTCGAAGTCCAGGACCTGCGAGGCGTCCACGGCACTCATCAGCGCGTCGGGGTCGGTGACGTCGGCCTCGATGTAGGCCGTGCGTCCCTGCGTGGTGCTGCGCATGAGGCGTTCGGCGTACTTGAGGACGAGGGGGTCGTTGTCGGCGTACACGACGCGGGCATCGGGCGCGACGGACTGGGCGACCTGGTGCAGGTTGGGCTCGGTCGGTATGCCCGTGCCGATGTCGAGCCACTGGCGGATGCCGTGCTCCTGCGCCAGGACACGGGTGGCCCGGTGCATGAACGCCCGGTTCTCGCGGGCGGTCACGAAGATGCCGGGGTGAGCGTCGGCGGCGACCAGAGCCGCATCCGTGTCGACCTCGAAGTGATCCTTGCCACCGAGAAAGTAGTCGTACATCCGGGCCGAGTGCGGCCTGCTCGTGTCGAGATCCCGGCCTGCCTGCCTGGCGGTCATGTTCTCCCCTTCATGTGTATCTCTGTCGGCCCGCAGGCCAGGAACGCGACCGGTGCCGCCGTCCCTTCCGCCCGCCGCCGGTTCACCCGGCGGCCAAGTGATCTGCCAGGCCCTCTTTCACCCCGCGGACGAACGCGGCGATCTCCTCCGGCTCGTAGATCAGCGCCGGCCCGGCCGGGTCGGTCGACTGCCGTACGGCCACACGGCCGTCGGCGAGCTTCTTCGTCTCGACGCACTGACCGCCGTTCGGCCCGCTCCAGGGACGCTCCCAGCCCTGCTCCCCGAGATCGCGAGCCGACATACCGTTGTAGACACCCTCGTCGGTGATCGTCACGAGTACTCCTTGCGCATGCGGTTCAAGAGCGCCCTGCTGTCCTCGGACGACGTCAGCAGCGCCATACGGGAATGCGCCTCGAGATGCGCGACGACATCCGCGCGCTGATCGAGGTATACGGAGGCGGACAGGAGTTCGCTGTAGACGATGTCGGGCAACTCGGGTTCCGCGAACCGGAAGTACGTGAACGGGGCACACGCCCCGACATGCGCACCCGCGGCGAAGGGCACGATGTCGAGGCTGACATGCGCGAGCTCGGACATGTCCAGGAGCCGCTCGATCTGCTCCCGCATCACGTCGGGGCTCCCCACCATCCGGTGCAGGACGGCTTCTTCCATGACCACCCACAACGTGGGGGCGTCCTCCCGCTCCAGCAGGCTCTGGCGGCGCAGCCGCAACTCCACGCGGCGCGCGAGCTCTTCCTCGCTGCCGTTCGGCAACCCGCCGAGCAGCACGGCGCGGGCGTAGTCCGGGGTCTGCAGAAGGCCGGTGACGTACTGGGGTTCATAGGTGCGCAGAGTTTTGGCGCCGGTCTCCAGGCTGACGTAGGCGGTGAACCAGCTGGGGACGGCGTCGCGGTAGGAGTGCCACCAGCCGGGCTCGTTGGCCTGTTCGGCCAGGGCGACGAACTCGTCGATCTCCTGGCGGTCCGCGCCGAAGGTCTCCAGGAGCTTCTCCACGTAGAGAGGCCTCAGCGCGACCTCGGCCTTTTCCAGCCGCCGGATCGTCAGGGTCTTCACGCGCAGTGCTTTTGCCGCGTCCTCCAGCGAGGCACCGGCGCCGAGCCGCATGTCCTGCAGCCGACGGCCGAGGATCATACGCAGGACTGTCGGTGCGCTGGTGCCGGAACGGGCTTCACTCACGCCCAACCTCCTGAGACTTCGTCAACAAGACCATTCTTGCAGTGGCTTGAAGGAGACGCCAGTCTGATACCCGCGCTCCTGAAATTATCAGGGAGTCGGTTGCAGCGTGAGGTCGATCACCCGCATAGTTGACATGTGAGCGGTCAAGTCACGACTCCGACGCAGCATCCGGCCCGGACGGGACACGTGATGCTGATGCCGTCGTCGGCACCCCACCGCAGGGCGCCTGCCTCGGCACACACCTCTCACCCCTCGAGCTGCAGCCCGCACCCCCACACCGCGTCTGCCCCCGGACGGCGCTGGAAGGCAACATCCGTGACTCTGCCCACGCCCTCAGCCCCGGCCTCCGCCTTAGCGAGGACCGTGCCCCGTCGGGAGTACTGGTTCGGCCTGCCCGCCCTGCGCACCAGCGCGAGATCCGCCCGCGACTCCGTGCGCGACCGGCTCCGCGCCTGGAAGGTGCCCGGCGACACCTGCTGCGACGCGGTGCTGCTGGTCTCCGAGCTGACCACGAACGCGGTACTCCACACCGACAGTGGTCAGGTCCTGTGTGGCCTCACGCTGACCGGCGACGAGCGGCGCCTGCGTATCGAACTCCACGACGAAGGCCCCACCCCGGTCCGCCCGCCCGAGCACCTCGCCGGCCCCTGCGAGGAGAACGGACGAGGCCTGTTGCTCGTCCGGCAAATCGCGGACCGCTGGGGCTCCGCACACTCGACGCGGACCGAAGGCAAGTTCGTCTGGGCGGAGTTGACGTCCTATCCCTGATGCGGCGGGTGCCGGCCGGCACCGAGTGCGCGCCCGCCCGGCAGCGACAGTCCGGACACGGCGTGGACAGGACCGGCCCCCGCTACGTCCCCTTCGCGCGGCAAGGACTCCGCTCTCCCCGGTCCACCTACAGAAGGCGCCCATGACCCCCCACGGTGAAACCGCTTCTCCCGTCGTGCTGTACGTATGCGCCGACCGGGCCCCGGGCTCGCCCGGGGCAGCCACACAGCGCGCGCAGACAGAAGGCCAGGCATTCGCCCAGGAGCGCGGACTGACGATCGCCGAGGTCGTCACCGACACCTACGGTGAGCCCGACCCGGCCCATCGCAAAGGGTGGCGGCGTGTGAGACGGCTGGTGCAGACAGGCAACGTCACCGCGGTACTCGTCCGCTGGCCCAGCGCCATCGCCCCGGAGTCCGCGCACGAACTCCGGCACCGCGAGACCGCCTGGCTCCACGACCGCGGCGTCTGCGTCCGGTACACCTGGGCTCCCTTGTCGTCAGTGAGCGACGAGCCCGGTGATCCCGCTCGGCGATGTCCAGATCTTTGATCACCTGGCCAGTGGACGGCAGCCGCCGTCCACTGGCGGTTCCGACGGTGCACGGAACGCCCGCCGCAACGAGGCCGGCGGGGGCGGTCAGTCGGAGAGGGCGGGGATGATCTCCGCGCCGTAGGCGTCGATGGTGGCCTCGCGGGCGTCGTGCATGTTGTAGACGGCGAACTGGTCGACGCCCAGCTCGCGCAGGGCCCGGAGCTTCTCGATGTGCGCCGCCGGCGGTCCCAGCAGGCAGAACCGGTCGACGATCTCGTCCGGTACGAAGGCCGTGTCGGGGTTTCCGGCCCGGCCGTGGTGGCTGTAGTCGTAGCCCGAGCGTCCCGCGATGTACGCGGTCAGCGCCTCGGGGACGAGGCCGGAGTGCTCGCCGTACCGGGTGACCAGGTCGGCGACGTGGTTGCCGACCATGCCGCCGAACCAGCGGCACTGCGCGCGGGCGTGGTCGAGGTCGTCGCCGACGTAGGCGGGTGCGGCGACGCAGATGGTCACGGAGTCCGGGTCGCGGCCCGCATCGGCCGCCGCGTCCCGTACCGCTTTGATCATCCATTCGGTGAGGAAGGGGTCGGCGAGCTGGAGGATGAAGCCGTCGGCCTTCTGCCCGGCCAGCGCGAGCGCCTTTGGCCCGTACGCGCCCATCCAGACGGGCAGCCGGCCGTCCTTGACCCAGGGGATCTGGATCGGCTGCCCGTCGACCACGGCCTCGCGGCCCTCGGCGAGGTCGCGGATGGCGTCGATCGCCTCGCCGAGCCTGGCCAGGGTGTTGGGGCTGCGGCCCGCCACCCGCATCGCCGAGTCGCCGCGGCCGATGCCGCAGACCGTCCGGTTGCCGTACATGTCGTTGAGGGTGGCGAACGTGGAGGCGGTGACCTCCCAGGTGCGGGTGGACGGGTTGGTGACCATGGGCCCGACCACGAGGCGTTCGGTGTGTTCGAGGATGCGGCTGTAGATGACGAAGGGCTCCTGCCAGAGCACCGCCGAGTCGAAGGTCCAGCCGTAGCGGAAGCCGTTGCGTTCGGCGCGGCGCATCAGGCCGACGACGGCCGAGGCGGGCGGGTCGGTCTGCAGGACGAGTCCGAAGTCCATGCCAGATGCTCCTAGTCCAGGTACTGACAAGTGGCGCGCGGGGTGTACATGCCGTGGCCGGCGCGGCCGGTGAACGTGCGGCGGTCGATGACCACCTCACCGCGCGAGAGCACGGTCTCCACCTGTCCGGTGAGCCGCTTTCCCTCGTACGCCGAGTAGTCGACGTTCATGTGGTGGGTCTCGGCGGAGATGGTCTGCTCGGCGGCCGGGTCGTAGATGACGATGTCGGCGTCGGCGCCGGGAGCGATGGTGCCCTTCTTCGGGTAGAGGCCGAACATCCGGGCCGGCGAGGCGCAGGCGATCTCGATCCACCGGCGGCGGGAGATATGACCGTCGACGACCGCCTGGTGCAGGAGGTCCATCCGGTTCTCGACGCCCGGCATTCCGTTGGGGATCTTCGAGAAGTCGCCGCGGCCCATCTCCTTCTGCCCGGAGAAGCAGAAGGGGCAGTGGTCGGTGGAGACGACCTGGAGCTCGTTGTTCCGCAGGCCCCGCCACAGCGCTTCCTGGTGTTCCCGGGGCCGCAGCGGCGTGGAGCAGACGTACTTGGCGCCCTCGAAGCCGGGCTCGGCGAGGTTGTCGGTGGAGAGGAAGAGGTACTGCGGGCAGGTCTCCCCGAAGACGGGAAGGCCCTTGTGGCGGGCCGCCGCGACCTCGGCGACGGCCTCGTCGGCGGAGACGTGCACCACGTACAGCGGGGCGCCGGCGACACGGGCGAGCTGGATGGCCCGGTGGGTCGCCTCGGCCTCCAGCGCCACCTTGCGCACATCTCCGTGGTAGCGCGGATCGGTGCGGCCGTCGGCGAGCGCCTGCTCGACCAGGACGTCGATGGCGATGCCGTTCTCCGCGTGCATCATGATCAGGCCGCCGTTGGACTCGGCCCGCTGCATGGCCCGCAGGATCTGGCCGTCGTCGCTGTAGAAGACGCCGGGGTAGGCCATGAACAGCTTGAAGGAGGTGACGCCCTCCGCCACCAGCAGGTCCATCTCCTTGAGTGAGGAGGCGTTCACATCGGCGAGGATCATGTGGAACGCGTAGTCGATGGCGCAGTTGCCGTCCGCCTTCGCGTACCAGGCGTCGAGCCCCTCGCGCAGGGAACGCCCCACCGACTGGATGGCGAAGTCGACGATCGTGGTGGTGCCGCCCCAGGCCGCGGCCCGGGTCCCGGTCTCGAACGTGTCCGCGGCGAAGGTGCCGCCGAAGGGCATCTCCATGTGGGTGTGCGCATCGACGCCGCCCGGGATGACGTATTTACCGGTGGCGTCGATGGTCCGGTCGGCGGTCCAGCTCGCTGCGGCGTCGGTGCCGTGCGCGGCGAGAGCGGCGATGCGGCCGCCCTCGACGAGTACATCGGCATGGATCTCGTCGGATGCGGTGATGACGAGGCCGCCGTGGATGACGGTGCGGCTCATGTACCCCTCCTCACTGTGGCGGAATGGGTCTACGCACGTAGACCAGTGCGTGGTGAAGAACGTAGAAGTGGGTTGCCCACTGTGGCAATACCGCTGCGGCTAACCGCTGAAGACGTTTCCGTTTCACCCGTCCGGCACTCCACCGGCCCAGTGCGCGGCACGGTTCGGGCGCGCGGGTGCGGCGTCGGGCCGGGTCGTATACGCCGGTGGGCCGGGCGGTCGGCGGGCGCACCGGCCGGCGCGCCCGGCTCCGGACGGGCGAGTGCCGCGAGTCCGTGCGGGGGAACCCGCCGGACGGCGAGCGGCGGTCCTCCCCGGACCCGCCGGGCGGCCGCCTGGCTTCGCTCCATGATCAGAAACGCAGTCATCGCCTCGGCCGTCCTCTGCGCCTGCCTCGCCACCGCTCCCCCGGCCGGCGGAGCCGCCGGCCCGTCCGACGGCTGGCAGCGGGTGGGCTCCGGCGTCCTGGGCGGGGGGAGCGGCATGCGTCGGCCGAGGGGGCACCCGTGGGCCACGGCCTGGCCGACGCCGTCGTCGTACGGGACAGCACGGGCGCTCGCGAGTCCAGGGTGACGACGGTACGTCTGCGGCCGGGCCGTGACCCGGTCGTCGGGGAACTCCCGTGGTCCGGCACGCTCCCCGCCGGCCTGGAGGCGCTCGACGCGGTCCCCGGCCGCCCCCCGGTCACTACATCGCCGTGGCGAGCGGGGGCGACGCCTTCCACATCGTCGTGGCGAACGGCCGGGCGACTCTCCAGGCCGGTCCGGTCGCGCTGCCGGGCCGGCGCGACGGCGACGACTACGAGAGCTTCGCACTGCACCGCGACAGATCGGGCAGGACCTTCGCCGTGTGGGCGACGCGGGGCAGCGGCGACCGGCCGGCCGTCGTGCACGCCTCCTCGGTGCGCATCGGTGCGTACGGCCCGGACTTCGGCACCGTCAGCGCGCGGCAGGAGTTCGCCGTGCCGTTCCCGGACCGGGGCGACGTGCGGCAGATCAGCGACCTGAAGATCCTGCCGGACGGCACCGTCATGGTGTCGTCGGCCTCGGGCACGGACGCGGGCGACGGGCCGTTCGCCTCCGCCGTCCACGACGCCGGCCGGCTCACCGTCAACGCGGCCCATGACGCGGTGCTGCGCCTGAAGCCGAAGCCCGAACCGACTCCGCTGAACCTCTTCACCGAGCGGGACAACCGGAAGATCGAGGCCCTCGCCTTCCTGCCGGGCCGGCACGCCAGCTGGGGCACCGACGACGAGAACAACGGGGGTCGCGTGAAGTTCGACCGCGTCGGACGGTAGCCGTTGCGGCGGAATCGGCCCTGTCCGGCCGCGACGGGCGCGCCGCGTCGGCGGCGCCCCCTCGCAGGTACCGGGAGCGCCGCACCCCCGCGGGCTCACCCCGCCGCTTGCAGCGCGTCGGCGAGGATCGCGGCACCCTCCTCCGCCTCCGGGATGGAGAGCGAGAGAGGCGGGGCGATGCGCAGCACGCTGGTGTTGTGGCCGCCGCCCTTGCCGAGGAGCAGGCCGCCCTCACGGGCCGCCTCCAGGACGGCCGACGCCGCTTCGGGGTTCGCCTCGTCCGTACCGGGTTTCACCAGTTCGATGCCGATCATCAGGCCCCGGCCACGCACCTCCCGGACGCACTCCGAACCGGCGGCGATCGCCCGCAGCCGCTCGATGAGCAGGCCGCCGACCCGGCGGGCATTGCCCTGGAGATCGTGTTCGAGGAGGTACGAGAGGTTGGCGAGGCCGGCGGCCATGGTGACCGGGGAGCCGCCGAACGTCGAGATGGAGTTGGCGTCCAGGCAGTTCATGACGTCGGCACGGGCGATGACACCCCCGACCGACATGCCGTTGCCGATGCCCTTGGCGAAGGTGACGATGTCCGGCGGGCCGCTGCCCCCGTGCGCCTGCCAGCCCCAGAAGTGCTCACCGGTGCGCCCCCAGCCGGTCTGCACCTCGTCGGAGATCCACAGGATGCCGTGCCGGTCCAGGACTTCGCGGAACGCCGCGTACAAACCGTCGGGCGGTGAGGTGAACCCGCCCACACCCTGGATGGGTTCGGCGATCAGCGCTGCGGCGTCCCTGGTGTGGCCGAGCAGGTCCTCCAGGTCCGCCACGCAGGCCGCGATGAACTCCCCGTCACTCAGGTGCGCATACGGTCCGCGGCTGCGGACGCCCCCGTGCACGTACAGCGTCTGGAGCGGTGACAGGCCGGTGGGCGACCACGCGTGGTTGCCGGTGATGGAGACGGCGGAGAAGGACCGGCCGTGGTAGCTGTTGCGCATCGCGAGGATCTGGTTCGACCTGCGGTACGTGGTGGCGAGCAGCAGCGCCGTGTCGTTCGCCTCGGTACCGGAGGTGGTGAAGAAGACCCGGGCGTCCGGGATGCCGGAGAGGGTGACGACGCGCTCGGCGAGCTCCACCATCGGCCGGTTCAGATAGAGCGTGGAGGAGTGGATGATCCGCCCGGCCTGTTCGGCGACCGCCTTGGTGACCTCGGGCAGTGCGTGGGCGGTCATGGTCGTGAGGATGCCGCCGAAGAAGTCGAGGTAGCGGTTGCCCTCCGCGTCCCAGACGTGCCGGCCCTCGCCGTGGGTGATCTCCAGCGGGTGCCGGTAGTAGA
Protein-coding regions in this window:
- a CDS encoding SAM-dependent methyltransferase — its product is MTARQAGRDLDTSRPHSARMYDYFLGGKDHFEVDTDAALVAADAHPGIFVTARENRAFMHRATRVLAQEHGIRQWLDIGTGIPTEPNLHQVAQSVAPDARVVYADNDPLVLKYAERLMRSTTQGRTAYIEADVTDPDALMSAVDASQVLDFDQPIALSLNALMHFITDPHDPYAIVRRLLDSLPAGSALAMNHCTPDFDPVTWNKVAEIYTGSGTPVQFRSHSDVRRFFDGLDLIDPGVCCCHRWRPAEPADGTEPTDAQIGLLAGVAIKR
- a CDS encoding DUF397 domain-containing protein encodes the protein MSARDLGEQGWERPWSGPNGGQCVETKKLADGRVAVRQSTDPAGPALIYEPEEIAAFVRGVKEGLADHLAAG
- a CDS encoding helix-turn-helix domain-containing protein, producing the protein MSEARSGTSAPTVLRMILGRRLQDMRLGAGASLEDAAKALRVKTLTIRRLEKAEVALRPLYVEKLLETFGADRQEIDEFVALAEQANEPGWWHSYRDAVPSWFTAYVSLETGAKTLRTYEPQYVTGLLQTPDYARAVLLGGLPNGSEEELARRVELRLRRQSLLEREDAPTLWVVMEEAVLHRMVGSPDVMREQIERLLDMSELAHVSLDIVPFAAGAHVGACAPFTYFRFAEPELPDIVYSELLSASVYLDQRADVVAHLEAHSRMALLTSSEDSRALLNRMRKEYS
- a CDS encoding ATP-binding protein yields the protein MPRREYWFGLPALRTSARSARDSVRDRLRAWKVPGDTCCDAVLLVSELTTNAVLHTDSGQVLCGLTLTGDERRLRIELHDEGPTPVRPPEHLAGPCEENGRGLLLVRQIADRWGSAHSTRTEGKFVWAELTSYP
- a CDS encoding recombinase family protein, yielding MTPHGETASPVVLYVCADRAPGSPGAATQRAQTEGQAFAQERGLTIAEVVTDTYGEPDPAHRKGWRRVRRLVQTGNVTAVLVRWPSAIAPESAHELRHRETAWLHDRGVCVRYTWAPLSSVSDEPGDPARRCPDL
- a CDS encoding TIGR03842 family LLM class F420-dependent oxidoreductase — translated: MDFGLVLQTDPPASAVVGLMRRAERNGFRYGWTFDSAVLWQEPFVIYSRILEHTERLVVGPMVTNPSTRTWEVTASTFATLNDMYGNRTVCGIGRGDSAMRVAGRSPNTLARLGEAIDAIRDLAEGREAVVDGQPIQIPWVKDGRLPVWMGAYGPKALALAGQKADGFILQLADPFLTEWMIKAVRDAAADAGRDPDSVTICVAAPAYVGDDLDHARAQCRWFGGMVGNHVADLVTRYGEHSGLVPEALTAYIAGRSGYDYSHHGRAGNPDTAFVPDEIVDRFCLLGPPAAHIEKLRALRELGVDQFAVYNMHDAREATIDAYGAEIIPALSD
- the hydA gene encoding dihydropyrimidinase encodes the protein MSRTVIHGGLVITASDEIHADVLVEGGRIAALAAHGTDAAASWTADRTIDATGKYVIPGGVDAHTHMEMPFGGTFAADTFETGTRAAAWGGTTTIVDFAIQSVGRSLREGLDAWYAKADGNCAIDYAFHMILADVNASSLKEMDLLVAEGVTSFKLFMAYPGVFYSDDGQILRAMQRAESNGGLIMMHAENGIAIDVLVEQALADGRTDPRYHGDVRKVALEAEATHRAIQLARVAGAPLYVVHVSADEAVAEVAAARHKGLPVFGETCPQYLFLSTDNLAEPGFEGAKYVCSTPLRPREHQEALWRGLRNNELQVVSTDHCPFCFSGQKEMGRGDFSKIPNGMPGVENRMDLLHQAVVDGHISRRRWIEIACASPARMFGLYPKKGTIAPGADADIVIYDPAAEQTISAETHHMNVDYSAYEGKRLTGQVETVLSRGEVVIDRRTFTGRAGHGMYTPRATCQYLD
- a CDS encoding aspartate aminotransferase family protein → MSGLHHRHLAVSPDWMALYYRHPLEITHGEGRHVWDAEGNRYLDFFGGILTTMTAHALPEVTKAVAEQAGRIIHSSTLYLNRPMVELAERVVTLSGIPDARVFFTTSGTEANDTALLLATTYRRSNQILAMRNSYHGRSFSAVSITGNHAWSPTGLSPLQTLYVHGGVRSRGPYAHLSDGEFIAACVADLEDLLGHTRDAAALIAEPIQGVGGFTSPPDGLYAAFREVLDRHGILWISDEVQTGWGRTGEHFWGWQAHGGSGPPDIVTFAKGIGNGMSVGGVIARADVMNCLDANSISTFGGSPVTMAAGLANLSYLLEHDLQGNARRVGGLLIERLRAIAAGSECVREVRGRGLMIGIELVKPGTDEANPEAASAVLEAAREGGLLLGKGGGHNTSVLRIAPPLSLSIPEAEEGAAILADALQAAG